A stretch of the Papaver somniferum cultivar HN1 chromosome 6, ASM357369v1, whole genome shotgun sequence genome encodes the following:
- the LOC113291872 gene encoding DEAD-box ATP-dependent RNA helicase 42-like, with protein MKFAKVLGIRYVPVNGGSQTNKQINALKNGAEIVICTPDRMIDFLCKNNERMINLHKVTYLVLDEADRMFDMGFEPQITHIVQSTRPDRQTVLFSVTFSRTVEQLTFQILTKPVEIQVGGRNAVNKDISQLVEVRPESERLLRLLDLLGKWYEKGKILIFVQSQATCDSLLKNLLSHGYTCLSLHGAKDQMDRESAISDFRNDVSKILIATSVDTRGLDVKELELVINFHVPNHYEDYIHRVGRTGRAGRKES; from the coding sequence ATGAAGTTTGCTAAAGTGCTTGGTATCCGGTATGTTCCCGTTAATGGAGGCTCACAAACCAACAAACAGATCAATGCCTTAAAGAATGGAGCCGAGATTGTTATTTGTACTCCGGATAGGATGATCGACTTTCTATGTAAAAATAATGAGAGAATGATAAACCTTCATAAGGTTACTTATCTTGTTTTGGATGAGGCTGATAGAATGTTTGACATGGGTTTTGAACCTCAAATAACTCACATTGTTCAAAGTACACGACCTGATCGCCAGACTGTGCTCTTCTCTGTCACATTTTCGCGTACAGTTGAGCAACTGACATTCCAGATACTGACTAAGCCTGTCGAGATACAGGTAGGAGGAAGGAACGCAGTGAATAAGGATATAAGCCAGTTGGTTGAGGTGAGACCAGAGAGTGAACGGTTACTAAGGTTATTGGATCTCCTTGGAAAATGGTACGAGAAGGGtaagattttgatttttgttcAGTCGCAAGCTACATGTGATTCTTTGTTAAAGAATCTATTAAGCCATGGATATACTTGCCTCTCACTTCATGGAGCCAAGGACCAGATGGATCGTGAGTCGGCAATTTCAGATTTCAGGAATGATGTCAGTAAGATATTGATTGCCACAAGCGTTGATACTAGGGGATTAGATGTGAAGGAGCTTGAACTGGTCATCAACTTCCATGTCCCAAACCACTATGAAGACTACATCCATCGTGTTGGTAGGACAGGTAGAGCTGGAAGGAAAGAATCATGA